The segment aaaatacaaaatatgaGAAAGAAGAGGACAAAGGAAATgaagagaaaaagaatgaagacagaaaagatgatgaaaacttaagattttttttttgaataaatttaaaattgataaatataatacaCATAAAGATAAGAATATCCCATAGATGAAGAATAATTGATAAATATAATCTTCTCTATAATAAAAGGAAGATAATCTCAATAGTTAAGGTGTCCACGTCATCAAAAGAAATCAACCAATCAGAATATTCATTTTTGAGATGTCATTTCCTCTTTTAAGTCGATATTGAAAAATAATGGGCTTCTTACAAAAACTTGCTCATTCTATTTTCCTTACAGCCAAACTCGAACCAACTTCTGAAACTTGGATCGTCTCTGCCTACTCAATCTACTTTGTCTTCTTAGAAGTTCTCCGTTTCAGCTATCATCATATCAATCAATTGTGTTCTTTATTCCTCTTTTATGGGTAGGTTCGTTTcaccttcctcttcttctcctcataTATAAATTGCTAAAAAGCTTTGTCTAAATTTACTTCTAAGCAAACCCGAGAGAGTCTACTTTGAAGAGCCTAAAGCTATGGTGATGAACAGGTACACCCCCTTCTTTCTTATTTGTCGACATCCTTTAACTGAAATAACACATGGACAGGGCACTGTCGTACAAGGGTTTCGTTATCGATGAATAAAGATTTACCGTGTTACTGAAAACACCCCGCTATCAGCAACGCGTGATGTCTGAGATTGAATAGAACTGCAAAGAGATTCGGTTTTAAGCCCTCAGAGTATTTTCGAAGGAAACTGTGACGTGACCAAGGAGGCGATCGGTACGTTAAGTTGTATCTTTAATGATCCGAACTATAGAATCAGGATATTGGTATCGCATTTTCCAAGATAGTGCAACCTCGCTTCAGTCTCTAAAATGTTAGTTATTTGTTCTGGAGATGTAGGCGGCCATCTCAGGTTAATATATGTGAATGTTAGATATCAGATATTGTTACGATTGTATAGTTCCTATATCTCAGGGAATATTCCTTAATAGTTGTAACTGTATGGCCTTTATAAGTAACGATGAATACAAAGTATAATTCAAGGGGAACTCATTaacttacatggtatcagagggTTCACAACGATTCTGAACCTACACTCTctcaattttcttcttctcgcttctctctcttcttcgtGTCCTCACTTTCTCTTCTTCAATGGCGGCGGCGGCACCTGCAATTCTCGAACGAGCCTATGGTGTCACCAACATCAAGCACCACATCCCCCTCATCTTGGACATCGACGACCATAACTATGACGCGTGGAGAGAGCTCTTTCTCACACACTGTCAAAGTTTTGATACCTCAGGGCATCTTGATGGATCATTGGTTCCTACTAACGCTGATGATCAAACTTGGCACAAGAGAGACGGCCTCGTAAAGCTTTGGCTTTATGGAACTCTATCAAAGGATCTGTTCAAAGCAGTTTTCAAGACCGGAGGAACATCAAAGGAAATATGGGATCGGATCGAAAACTTCTTCAGAAACAACAAAGAAGCTCGAGCGATCCAGTTGGATCATAAACTACGGACAAAGGAAATGGGAAATCTCACCGTCCATTCCTACTGCCAAGAACTCAAATCGATTGCAGATCTCCTGACGAATGTTGGAGCACCAGTCTCGGAGAGAACGCTTGTCACATACATGCTCAATGGCCTTGGCTCAAGGTATGACAACATCATCAATGTGATAATGCATCGACAACCTTTCCCTACCTATGACGAAGCTCGCTCCATGCTGATGCTTGAGGAAGACAGACTCAACAAGGGAACGCGTGTGCAGAAAAATGATACTTCATCTGCTGAAAAAGTGTTGCTTGCCTCTCACGCCTCTGCTCCAACAGAAAAGAGTCCTCATGCCTCTCAACAACAGCAACCACAAAGATCATATCAAAACAGAGGATCTAAGAAAAACAGAGGACGTGGGCGTGGATTCTACAATCAGCAACGTCCCCAATATCAGCAGTGGAATGCTCCCTTCTGGAACGGAGGATACCCGATGTGGCCTCAACAACAATTCAACTCGTGGGGTCAACCACTTCAAATGCAGCAACCTGGACTTCTTGGGCCAAGACCACACATGCCACCACAGCAGCAACAGCTTCAACGCAACAATGGCGGTCCACAACCAACAACAGATTTCGCCACAGCATTCAACACCATGACTCTGCTGGATCCATCAGATGGTCAGTGGTACATGGATTCTGGAGCTACTGCACACCTCGCTAATTCAGCAGGTAATCTAAAGTCGGTTTTTAGTTCTGGCATCGGAAAATCAATTATTACTGCAGATGGAAATCAAGTTCCAATTCACCAGACGggttctttctcttttcccaaTTCACTTCGTCCTTTAAATCTCAATTCAATTCTTGTTTCACCATCAATTATCAAAAATCTCATTTCTGTTCGAAAGTTCACAAAAGATAATTCTTGTTCCATTGAGTTTGATCCTTTTGGTTTCTCTGTGAAGGACCTTCGCACTCAGAGGAAAATACTCCGCAGTGACAGTACCGGTGATCTCTATCCTCTTCTCCCGTCACCGATCAATGAGTCTCAGCAATCTACTGCTTTTTTAGCTACTTCTTCGAGCATTTGGCACAGCCGTCTTGCTCATCCCAGT is part of the Raphanus sativus cultivar WK10039 chromosome 5, ASM80110v3, whole genome shotgun sequence genome and harbors:
- the LOC130494972 gene encoding uncharacterized protein LOC130494972, with product MAAAAPAILERAYGVTNIKHHIPLILDIDDHNYDAWRELFLTHCQSFDTSGHLDGSLVPTNADDQTWHKRDGLVKLWLYGTLSKDLFKAVFKTGGTSKEIWDRIENFFRNNKEARAIQLDHKLRTKEMGNLTVHSYCQELKSIADLLTNVGAPVSERTLVTYMLNGLGSRYDNIINVIMHRQPFPTYDEARSMLMLEEDRLNKGTRVQKNDTSSAEKVLLASHASAPTEKSPHASQQQQPQRSYQNRGSKKNRGRGRGFYNQQRPQYQQWNAPFWNGGYPINLDFLGQDHTCHHSSNSFNATMAVHNQQQISPQHSTP